GTGATCAGGATCCCCGCCGCGGCCAGCAGCGGCGCAGCGATGAGAAACACGCGACGTCCGCGACGGTCACTGGCAGAGCCGGCGATCGGGGCCAGGACAAGCTCGGCGAGGAAGCTCACACCCGACAGCACTCCCAGCAGGAGCGCCCCCACGGGAGCGCCCTCACGGGAGAGGTCGACGAAGTACGCGCCGAGCGCGAGTGCACCCGCAGCCGAGGCGCTCCGCAACAGCAGCTGGGCGACGATGACCGCACCGGTGCCGCGGCCGGCGATGCGTGAGTTCTGTGCGGATGCCACGATCTCACCCTCCCATCGAACGGTCGTCTTAGGCCTGACGGATCCACGACTGTATCCGCGGGTTAGAATCGCGTCACGCGCGCACCCCCCGCGCCGCTGAGTGGTTCGAGGAGCACGGCCATCGACGATCACCTCCCACCCGCGTCTCGCCCATCGGATCGGGACTCCCATCGCTGATGGCGCCGGGGTCGCGCCCCGGACCCGAGCCTCGGACGTGTGGTCGACCGTCACACGCCTGATCCACATCTCACGCCCCGTGCTGTGGATCAACACGATCGGGACGGGCGTGCTCGGCATGTGGCTCACGGGCCAGCTGCTCGACGTTCAGGCCATCCCGATCATCCTGTGGCTCACGCTTCCCTTCAATCTCCTGATCTACGGCGTCAACGACATCTACGACCAGGACACCGATGCGCTCAATCCTCGAAAGGGGTCGATCGAGGGTGCCCGGATCACGCCGAACGAGGTGCGGCTGATCCTGTGGGCCGTCGCACTGACGAACGTGCCGTTCCTCGTGTACTTCGTCGTCGCGCTCCCACCGATGGCGATCGCCCTCATCCTGCTCTACACGGCCGTCTTCGTCTTCTACTCCGCCCCTCCGCTGCACTTCAAGAGACGCCCGTTCCTCGACTCGCTGAGCAACGCCGCCTACGGCCTGCCCTTGCTGATCGTCCCGGTGGCACTCGACGCTCCACCCGTGTGGCCTGCTGTCGTCGGACTGCTCACCTGGAGCGTCGCCAAGCACGCCTTCGATGCCGTGCAGGACATCGAGGAAGATCGCGAGGCGGGCATCACGACGACGGCCGTCCTGCTCGGCCCACGCAGGACCGCGATCTGGAGTGCGGCGTGGTGGCTCGCGTCGACCGTGCTGTTCGCGCTCGTCAGCATCCCCGTCGCCGCAGTGAACCTCGCGATCGCGGGCGTACTGGTCGTCTGGCTGCTCGTCCGACCGACCCCCGCGACAGGGCGACGCCTCTACCCGCTGTCGGTCGCCTTCCCCTACATCGCGGGCTCCGTGGCGAGCGGGCTCCTCCTCGCCGCGATGTTCCTCGGGATCTACCCGTGAGCCGGATCGTCGTCGTCGGGGCGGGCCTCGGCGGTCTCGCGGCATCCACGCTTCTGGCCCACGCGGGGCATCGCGTCACGCTGCTCGAGGCCGGGCCGACCGTGGGTGGAAAAAGCCGGCGTCTCGACGTCTACGGCGAGCGCATCGACACGGGTCCGTCGATCGTGACCTTCCCCGGCGTCTGGGAGGGGCTGCTGCGCCGGCTCGATGACGGGCCCCGCTCGATCGCCGGCGTCGCCGAGCTCGAGCTCGTGCGCCTTCCCGAAGTCGGCCGCTACTACTACCGGAGAGAGGAGACGTCGCTGCCGGTCGCGCCGGATCACCCGTGGTATCCGGCGTGGAAACGCTTCAGCGACCTGCACGCCCCCCTCGCCGACGACGTCACGGCGCTGCTCGTCGCCGACCCGCTCGACCGCGCGTCACTTCCGGCACTGCGGCGACTGCTCGCCGTCTACGGCCCTCGACTGAGCACACGCGCGTACCTCGACAGTCTCACGTGGCTGCCGGAGGGCCTCCGCGAGATCATCGCCATCCACACCCTCAACGCCGGAGTCTCCCCCGCCCGCACACCCGCCCTCTACGCGAGCATGCCCGCGATCATGGCGGAGACCGGTGCGTGGGTGCCGCGCGGGGGCGTGTACGAGGTCGTCCTCGCCCTCCAGCGACTCGCGGATGCCGCTGGCGTCGACGTGCGCACGGAGGAGGCCGTGACCCGGCTCGAACGAGGGCGGGTCACCACGACGCAGGGCGTGCACCACGCCGACCTCGTCGTGAGTGCGGTGGATGCCGAACGGCTCACCTCCCTTCTGGGACACACCCGCCCGCGGCGTTCTGACCGCACCCTCTCGTGCTCCGCCATCGCCGTCTACGGGGTGCTCGAGGAGCCGCTCCCGGACGACATCGCCGCACACAGCGTCATCCTTCCCACCAAGCCTGACGCGCTTCATCGGAGCCTCGGCGCCGGCGACGAGCCCGCCGACACGATGACCTTCGTCAACCACTACCGCGCGGGCGAGATCTATCCGAACGACCGCAGCACTCTCGGCATCCTGCTCACCGCCCCTGCTGACGGGCAGGAGTACACGCTCGATCACCCGTTCGTTCGCCGCGAGATCGCGCGCGCCTCGACCGTGATGGGGATGGATGCTCCGTTCACCGACGCCATGATCGACACCGTCGTGCTCGACCCGCGGTACTACGGGTCGTTCGGCGAACCACACGGTGCTCTGTACGGGACGGCACGTCCCCTGTGGATGAGCGGACCTCTCCACACGCCGGCCCACCACGACCTCCGGACGCCCTGGCTCTGGCGGGTCGGGGCCTCGGTGCACCCCGGCGGAGGCATCCCCGCTGTCATCGGCGGCGCGATGATGGTCACGCGGAAGCTGCTGTCGAAGCATCCTGCTGAGCGGAAGAGCGATCGGTCGTGATCGTCCGCGTGTCCGAAGCCCGCGTCCTGCCGGACCGCGGCGAAGAGTTCCTCGAGGCACTTCGCGCGCTCGTCGCCGAGTTCCCGGCACGATACGAGGGACTCGTCTCCCACGAGATCCTGATCGACGCCGCCGATTCGACCCGCGTCCAGTACGTCAGCCGATGGGTCGACGAGTCTGCTCTCGTGCGGTTCGCCGGCGAGAACTGGGCCGTGGACCCCGTGACCTTTCCTGAGGAGGAGAGCTACCTCACCGCGCCCCTCACGCTGCGCCATT
This genomic stretch from Microbacterium sp. SLBN-146 harbors:
- a CDS encoding UbiA family prenyltransferase, whose product is MWSTVTRLIHISRPVLWINTIGTGVLGMWLTGQLLDVQAIPIILWLTLPFNLLIYGVNDIYDQDTDALNPRKGSIEGARITPNEVRLILWAVALTNVPFLVYFVVALPPMAIALILLYTAVFVFYSAPPLHFKRRPFLDSLSNAAYGLPLLIVPVALDAPPVWPAVVGLLTWSVAKHAFDAVQDIEEDREAGITTTAVLLGPRRTAIWSAAWWLASTVLFALVSIPVAAVNLAIAGVLVVWLLVRPTPATGRRLYPLSVAFPYIAGSVASGLLLAAMFLGIYP
- a CDS encoding NAD(P)/FAD-dependent oxidoreductase; protein product: MSRIVVVGAGLGGLAASTLLAHAGHRVTLLEAGPTVGGKSRRLDVYGERIDTGPSIVTFPGVWEGLLRRLDDGPRSIAGVAELELVRLPEVGRYYYRREETSLPVAPDHPWYPAWKRFSDLHAPLADDVTALLVADPLDRASLPALRRLLAVYGPRLSTRAYLDSLTWLPEGLREIIAIHTLNAGVSPARTPALYASMPAIMAETGAWVPRGGVYEVVLALQRLADAAGVDVRTEEAVTRLERGRVTTTQGVHHADLVVSAVDAERLTSLLGHTRPRRSDRTLSCSAIAVYGVLEEPLPDDIAAHSVILPTKPDALHRSLGAGDEPADTMTFVNHYRAGEIYPNDRSTLGILLTAPADGQEYTLDHPFVRREIARASTVMGMDAPFTDAMIDTVVLDPRYYGSFGEPHGALYGTARPLWMSGPLHTPAHHDLRTPWLWRVGASVHPGGGIPAVIGGAMMVTRKLLSKHPAERKSDRS
- a CDS encoding putative quinol monooxygenase, whose product is MIVRVSEARVLPDRGEEFLEALRALVAEFPARYEGLVSHEILIDAADSTRVQYVSRWVDESALVRFAGENWAVDPVTFPEEESYLTAPLTLRHFVV